In Dehalococcoidales bacterium, the genomic window GATTACCCCCTCCGGGTCAGTCGACTCAAGCAGCTCGATTTTGCTCTCGCCGACCGGGATAATAGCGGTTCTTACCTTCTGCGACTCCACTACTTCGATATCTTTGACTTCCAGACCCAGGGCGCCGGCATATAGCTTCAAAGCATCATCAATACTCTTTACGGCAATCCCGATGTGGTCAATCCTGGTTATCAACCCCCCGCCTCCTCACTCTTTCTTTAATAAACCCGGTAATCTCCCCGATGGGTGTGCCCGGCCCGAAGACCATGGTGATACCAGCGGCTTCAAGACCGGGAATATCTTTCCCGGGTATAATGCCACCGCCGATGAAGAGGATATCCCCACCACCCTTCTCCCGAATAAGGCCCACCGTCTTAGGGAACAGAACCATATGAGCACCGGACAGGCAGCTTAAGCCGACGACATCAACGTCCTCTTCCAGCGCCGCCTCGGCGATTTGCTCGGGAGTCAGGCGTAATCCGAGGTAGATCACCTCCATGCCGGCATCCCTTAGTCCCCTGGCCAATACCTTGAGACCCCGGTCGTGACCATCCAACCCCGGCTTGGCAAGCAATACGCGCACCTTTTTGTCTCTCATTACCTTACCCCTGTT contains:
- a CDS encoding cobalamin B12-binding domain-containing protein yields the protein MRDKKVRVLLAKPGLDGHDRGLKVLARGLRDAGMEVIYLGLRLTPEQIAEAALEEDVDVVGLSCLSGAHMVLFPKTVGLIREKGGGDILFIGGGIIPGKDIPGLEAAGITMVFGPGTPIGEITGFIKERVRRRGVDNQD